In the Lysinibacillus sp. PLM2 genome, one interval contains:
- the hisH gene encoding imidazole glycerol phosphate synthase subunit HisH, translated as MKIGVIDYGMGNLFSVEQALKRLDCEPVISSDFQVLEACDALILPGVGAFPDAMKRLNETKLNEFIVEQKILNKPLLGICLGMQLLFEKSDEIELTEGIGVFKGHVKRFEGVSRIPHMGWNELQFTSVPEWLEEKSMPKEKFVYFVHSFYATEFAQDELVAYADYEGVKVPGVMKSGSLTGMQFHPEKSGKFGMYLLEQWLRGVEVSAC; from the coding sequence ATGAAAATTGGCGTAATTGATTATGGGATGGGTAATTTATTTAGTGTAGAACAAGCTTTGAAACGTTTAGACTGTGAACCAGTTATTTCTTCTGATTTTCAAGTGCTAGAAGCTTGTGATGCACTGATTTTACCAGGTGTAGGTGCCTTTCCAGATGCGATGAAACGATTAAATGAAACAAAACTAAATGAATTTATAGTAGAGCAAAAGATACTAAATAAACCACTATTAGGAATTTGTTTAGGAATGCAGCTACTATTTGAAAAAAGTGATGAAATCGAATTAACAGAAGGTATTGGCGTTTTCAAAGGACATGTTAAACGATTTGAAGGTGTATCACGTATTCCACATATGGGATGGAATGAGTTGCAATTTACTTCAGTTCCAGAATGGCTAGAAGAAAAATCAATGCCTAAGGAAAAATTCGTTTACTTTGTGCATTCCTTTTATGCAACGGAGTTTGCGCAAGACGAACTAGTGGCGTATGCTGATTACGAAGGTGTGAAAGTTCCAGGGGTCATGAAAAGTGGAAGTTTAACAGGGATGCAGTTCCATCCAGAGAAATCAGGTAAGTTTGGCATGTATTTGCTAGAGCAATGGCTACGCGGTGTGGAGGTGTCTGCATGTTAA
- the hisB gene encoding imidazoleglycerol-phosphate dehydratase, translating to MSELKRRYAKVERMTNETKICVELDLDGEGKAEVNTGVPFMDHMLDLFIKHGLFDGKILAHGDTHIDDHHTTEDIGIVLGQVIREALGDKKGIKRYGNAFVPMDDALAQVVIDCSNRPHLEYRVTPTLTEKVGTFDTELVHEFLWKFALEARMNVHVLVPYGHNTHHIIEAIFKALARSIDDAVQIDPRVKGVPSTKGLLT from the coding sequence ATGAGCGAATTGAAAAGAAGATATGCAAAAGTTGAACGTATGACAAACGAAACGAAAATCTGTGTTGAATTAGACTTAGATGGTGAAGGAAAAGCAGAGGTTAATACAGGGGTTCCTTTTATGGACCATATGTTAGATCTTTTCATTAAACATGGTCTTTTTGATGGTAAGATACTCGCTCACGGTGACACTCATATTGATGACCACCATACAACAGAGGATATCGGAATCGTATTAGGTCAAGTAATCAGAGAAGCGTTAGGAGATAAAAAGGGAATTAAACGCTATGGAAATGCCTTTGTTCCAATGGATGATGCACTAGCACAAGTAGTCATTGATTGCTCAAATCGTCCCCATTTGGAATACCGTGTTACTCCTACATTAACTGAAAAAGTCGGAACCTTTGATACAGAGCTTGTCCATGAGTTTTTATGGAAGTTTGCATTAGAAGCACGTATGAATGTCCATGTACTTGTTCCATACGGTCATAATACTCATCATATTATTGAAGCAATCTTTAAGGCGTTAGCAAGAAGTATTGATGATGCGGTACAAATTGATCCACGTGTAAAAGGTGTGCCTTCAACGAAAGGATTGTTAACATGA
- the hisD_2 gene encoding histidinol dehydrogenase has translation MKITKLTDSISLKRQLEGGNEEQLNTVRKVLQDVRENGDEAVRKYSEMWDGISLSDFRVSQEEIDEAVADFDPQLKQDLVEAAENIRYYHEAQKRDGYKLPLADGSWLSQRIIPLDAVGLYVPGGSAAYPSSVLMNVIPAQVAGVERIVITSPAGKEGKLPSAVLVAASILGISEIYKVGGAQAIAALAYGTETIAPVDKITGPGNIFVALAKREVFGEVAIDMIAGPSEICVLADDSAFADEVAADLLSQAEHDPLACAVLITTSERLAVEVREEVEKQLTGLPREEIARKSIENFGQIYIAENMERAIKAVNSLAPEHLEVITKDAVDVSEQIRHAGAVFIGRYSSEPVGDYFAGTNHVLPTNSTARFASGLNVDDFIKRTNVVYYSEKTWEQNAPKIARLARMEGLEGHARAVESRGWSKGE, from the coding sequence GTGAAAATTACAAAGCTAACTGATTCTATATCATTAAAAAGACAACTAGAAGGTGGCAATGAAGAGCAATTAAACACTGTTCGCAAAGTTTTGCAAGATGTTCGTGAAAATGGCGATGAGGCTGTTCGAAAATATAGTGAGATGTGGGATGGTATTTCCCTTAGTGATTTTCGTGTATCACAAGAAGAAATTGATGAGGCTGTAGCAGACTTTGATCCACAATTAAAACAAGATTTAGTAGAGGCAGCTGAAAATATTCGTTACTATCACGAAGCGCAAAAACGAGACGGCTATAAACTTCCTTTAGCGGATGGGTCTTGGCTGTCACAACGAATCATTCCGCTCGATGCAGTTGGTTTATATGTACCAGGCGGTTCTGCTGCATACCCATCTTCTGTGCTAATGAACGTAATCCCTGCACAAGTAGCGGGTGTTGAACGAATTGTCATCACATCTCCTGCAGGGAAAGAAGGAAAGCTCCCATCAGCAGTTTTAGTTGCTGCTTCAATTCTAGGAATTTCAGAAATTTATAAAGTTGGTGGTGCACAGGCAATTGCGGCACTTGCCTATGGTACAGAAACGATTGCACCGGTTGATAAAATAACAGGACCAGGTAACATCTTTGTAGCCCTAGCTAAACGTGAAGTGTTTGGTGAAGTAGCCATTGACATGATTGCTGGTCCAAGTGAAATTTGTGTATTAGCTGATGATTCAGCTTTTGCTGATGAAGTGGCGGCAGATTTATTATCTCAAGCAGAACATGATCCATTAGCCTGTGCTGTGCTAATCACAACAAGTGAAAGACTAGCTGTAGAAGTAAGGGAAGAAGTTGAAAAACAGCTTACAGGACTGCCGCGAGAAGAGATTGCTCGTAAATCCATTGAGAACTTTGGTCAAATTTATATTGCTGAAAATATGGAACGTGCAATTAAAGCAGTAAATTCGTTAGCACCTGAACATTTAGAAGTGATTACAAAGGATGCAGTAGATGTTTCTGAACAAATTCGCCACGCGGGTGCTGTATTTATCGGTCGATATAGCTCAGAACCGGTAGGAGATTATTTTGCAGGTACAAACCATGTCCTACCGACGAACAGTACAGCAAGATTTGCAAGTGGCTTAAACGTGGATGACTTTATAAAAAGAACAAATGTTGTTTATTATAGTGAAAAAACATGGGAACAAAATGCACCAAAAATTGCTCGACTTGCAAGAATGGAAGGTCTTGAAGGTCATGCTCGTGCAGTAGAATCTCGTGGTTGGTCTAAAGGAGAGTAA
- the hisG gene encoding ATP phosphoribosyltransferase, with protein sequence MTELTIAMPKGRIFEEAYQMLIDSGFNLPEEVEMSRKLMIEIPEEKIRFILAKPMDVPVYVEHGVADIGIAGKDTLLELKRNVHELLDLKISQCYIASAGLPNTTMNEIAPRIATKYPNIAMNYYKEIGEQVEIIELNGSIELAPMIGLADRIVDIVSTGRTLKENGLVEYEHITDVSSRLIANPVSYRMKSARIQEIVSRLKKLVN encoded by the coding sequence ATGACAGAATTAACAATTGCAATGCCGAAAGGACGAATTTTTGAGGAAGCATACCAAATGTTGATTGATTCAGGATTTAACTTGCCTGAAGAAGTGGAAATGTCCCGCAAACTAATGATTGAAATTCCTGAAGAAAAAATTCGTTTTATATTGGCAAAACCAATGGATGTACCCGTATATGTTGAACACGGGGTAGCAGATATCGGCATAGCAGGGAAGGATACATTACTAGAGCTTAAAAGAAATGTTCATGAATTGCTAGATTTGAAAATAAGTCAATGCTATATCGCATCAGCAGGATTACCAAATACAACGATGAATGAAATTGCACCACGTATTGCAACGAAATATCCGAATATTGCGATGAATTATTACAAAGAAATTGGCGAACAAGTAGAAATTATTGAACTAAATGGTTCAATCGAGCTTGCACCGATGATTGGATTAGCTGATCGCATCGTCGATATCGTATCAACAGGTAGAACGTTAAAGGAAAATGGTCTTGTTGAATATGAACATATAACAGATGTTTCTTCTCGATTAATTGCTAATCCAGTAAGTTATCGAATGAAAAGTGCCCGTATCCAAGAAATCGTATCCCGATTAAAAAAACTAGTTAATTAG
- the hisZ gene encoding ATP phosphoribosyltransferase regulatory subunit, whose amino-acid sequence MSSIKMFEKPIGMRDTFPITYEKMEAMQQIGRKFLRVRGFDFIKTPTLEYYDTVGKASAIYDASLFKLVDTQGNTLVLRPDMTTPIARVATSKLLKEKIPLRLAYFANVFRAQQTEGGRPAEFDQMGVEIIGDKTVFADAEVIITAINLLQNYGIHSFKVTIGHAGVLNCILKDYTESEEQANKLRSLLVERNYVGFEEAVVAFELPKTKSNALLEFINEATNIESIQQIEKYVSKNDALLYMRQLAEIMEAADLSEYVSFDFTLSSHMNYYTGMLFEVFAEGSGFPLGNGGRYDGLLQRFGNDVGATGFGLRVDRLLEILPALEKEEQTSLVIFENAQFTKALGIANSLRTEGKLVTLQAKEGLLDEPAFIKLFDEVVYVSQEDVEQ is encoded by the coding sequence ATGTCATCGATTAAAATGTTTGAAAAACCGATAGGGATGCGAGATACATTCCCGATTACATACGAAAAGATGGAGGCAATGCAACAAATTGGACGTAAATTTCTTCGTGTACGCGGCTTTGATTTTATCAAAACACCGACCTTAGAATATTACGATACTGTTGGTAAAGCATCCGCAATATATGATGCCTCATTATTTAAATTAGTGGATACGCAAGGAAATACCCTTGTTTTACGACCAGACATGACAACGCCAATTGCACGTGTTGCAACGTCAAAATTATTAAAGGAAAAAATTCCTTTACGTTTAGCTTACTTCGCAAATGTTTTTAGAGCACAGCAAACAGAAGGGGGACGCCCGGCAGAATTTGATCAAATGGGTGTTGAAATTATTGGAGATAAGACAGTTTTTGCAGATGCGGAAGTAATTATTACTGCTATTAACCTTCTTCAAAATTATGGTATTCACTCTTTTAAAGTAACAATCGGGCATGCAGGAGTTTTAAACTGCATTTTAAAAGATTATACAGAGAGTGAAGAACAAGCAAATAAACTTCGCTCACTATTAGTAGAGCGAAACTATGTTGGCTTTGAGGAAGCAGTTGTAGCTTTTGAATTACCTAAAACAAAGTCAAATGCCCTGTTGGAGTTTATTAACGAAGCTACAAATATTGAATCAATACAGCAAATTGAAAAGTACGTATCCAAAAATGATGCTCTTTTATATATGAGACAGCTTGCTGAAATTATGGAGGCTGCTGATTTATCTGAGTATGTTTCATTCGATTTCACGCTTTCTAGTCACATGAACTACTATACAGGAATGCTTTTTGAAGTGTTTGCAGAAGGAAGCGGCTTCCCTCTTGGGAATGGTGGACGTTATGATGGATTATTGCAACGCTTTGGTAATGATGTAGGGGCTACAGGTTTTGGACTTCGTGTTGACCGTTTACTTGAAATACTCCCTGCACTAGAAAAAGAAGAACAAACGTCTCTTGTTATTTTTGAAAATGCACAGTTTACAAAAGCATTAGGGATTGCTAATTCATTACGAACTGAAGGTAAACTTGTAACACTACAAGCGAAGGAAGGACTTTTAGACGAACCAGCATTTATCAAATTATTTGATGAAGTTGTTTATGTAAGCCAGGAGGATGTTGAGCAATGA
- a CDS encoding acetyltransferase encodes MRRTERYKVEGANSLWHVYRTVSFWKVMKCFIFIQIGRITPFMSWKNWIYRNCLKMKIGQKTSLALMVMPDSMFPERISIGDNTIIGFNTTILAHEYLIDEYRLGDVNIGSNVMIGANSTILPGVEIGDGAIVSAATLVHKDVPAGSMCGGNPMRIIYTAEEMAERKKNDVPIWQNT; translated from the coding sequence ATGAGGAGAACGGAACGATACAAAGTAGAAGGGGCCAACTCATTATGGCATGTATATAGAACCGTTTCCTTTTGGAAAGTGATGAAGTGTTTTATTTTCATCCAAATTGGACGCATTACACCATTTATGAGTTGGAAAAATTGGATTTATCGCAATTGTTTAAAAATGAAAATCGGTCAAAAGACATCGTTAGCTTTAATGGTTATGCCAGATTCAATGTTTCCAGAGCGCATTTCAATTGGAGATAACACAATTATCGGGTTTAATACAACGATATTGGCACATGAATATTTAATAGACGAATATCGTTTAGGTGATGTAAACATAGGAAGTAATGTCATGATTGGTGCAAATTCAACGATATTACCCGGTGTGGAAATTGGTGATGGAGCAATTGTATCTGCTGCAACATTAGTTCATAAAGATGTGCCAGCTGGATCGATGTGCGGCGGGAATCCAATGCGTATTATTTATACAGCAGAAGAAATGGCAGAGCGAAAAAAGAACGATGTTCCAATATGGCAGAATACATGA
- the ppaX gene encoding pyrophosphatase PpaX: MKALLFDFDGTLLNTNDLIIQTFMHVLEERFPGVYKPEDCIQFIGPSLKETFEEIAPEEVEDMILKYRTWNHEHHDELVTEYEGVIETLEQLKAQGIRLAIVSTKRRDTIERGLDIMGARHFFEFWIGIEDVTNVKPDPEPVLLAIEKLGVDKGEVMMIGDNYHDIEAGKNAGVKTAGVSWSLKGEAFLKQFNPDYILYHMSDLLSIVKG; encoded by the coding sequence ATGAAAGCTTTACTTTTTGATTTTGATGGCACATTGCTAAATACGAATGACTTAATCATTCAAACATTTATGCACGTCTTAGAAGAAAGATTCCCTGGGGTGTACAAGCCAGAAGATTGTATTCAATTTATAGGACCATCCTTAAAAGAAACCTTTGAGGAGATTGCACCTGAAGAAGTAGAGGATATGATTTTAAAATATCGTACGTGGAATCATGAGCATCACGATGAGTTAGTGACAGAGTATGAAGGGGTCATCGAAACACTAGAGCAATTAAAAGCTCAAGGAATTCGTTTAGCCATCGTTTCAACAAAAAGACGTGATACGATCGAGCGCGGATTAGACATTATGGGAGCCCGCCATTTCTTTGAGTTTTGGATCGGTATTGAAGATGTCACAAATGTAAAGCCAGACCCTGAGCCTGTGTTGTTAGCCATCGAAAAATTAGGGGTCGATAAAGGTGAAGTGATGATGATTGGAGACAATTACCATGATATCGAAGCAGGGAAAAATGCAGGAGTGAAAACAGCTGGTGTTTCATGGTCATTAAAAGGAGAAGCGTTTTTAAAACAATTTAATCCAGATTATATTCTTTATCATATGTCTGATTTATTGTCGATTGTGAAGGGGTAA
- the lgt_2 gene encoding prolipoprotein diacylglyceryl transferase — MSLLLDINPVAFTIGSIPVRWYGILIASGIVIAYIVAQYEGKKRGLPKDFFADLLIWAIPISIICARIYYVAMEWDYYGANPDKIIQIWNGGIAIHGALIGAIITALIFCRKKGISFLKVADIAAPSILIGQIVGRWGNFMNQEAYGGPVSEEFIRSLMLPEWIINQMYINDPVYGLSYFHPTFLYESLWNVVGLIILLLLRKVNLHRGEIFFSYLIWYSIGRYFIEGLRTDSLYLFGLDLRSAQVVSILCILIGVIGIVYRRLKVRPVVRYKDK, encoded by the coding sequence ATGAGTTTATTACTTGATATCAATCCAGTTGCTTTTACCATTGGAAGCATTCCAGTACGATGGTATGGAATATTAATTGCTTCTGGTATTGTTATAGCATATATAGTTGCCCAGTATGAGGGGAAGAAAAGAGGTTTGCCAAAGGATTTCTTTGCAGATTTACTTATTTGGGCTATTCCTATTTCAATCATTTGTGCTCGTATCTATTACGTAGCGATGGAATGGGATTATTATGGCGCAAATCCCGATAAAATCATTCAAATTTGGAATGGTGGTATTGCCATTCATGGAGCTTTGATTGGAGCGATTATTACTGCATTAATATTCTGTCGTAAAAAGGGTATCAGTTTTCTTAAAGTCGCTGATATTGCAGCTCCAAGTATTTTAATCGGCCAAATTGTTGGTAGATGGGGCAATTTTATGAATCAGGAAGCTTACGGTGGCCCAGTTTCAGAAGAGTTTATACGCAGTTTAATGTTACCGGAGTGGATTATCAATCAAATGTATATCAACGATCCAGTGTATGGATTATCCTATTTCCACCCAACATTCTTATATGAATCTTTATGGAATGTAGTGGGACTTATTATTTTATTATTACTACGAAAAGTAAATTTACATCGAGGAGAAATCTTTTTCTCATATTTAATATGGTATTCGATCGGTCGATACTTTATCGAAGGTTTAAGAACAGATAGTCTATACCTATTTGGACTTGATTTGAGATCAGCACAGGTAGTATCTATTTTATGTATACTGATCGGTGTAATTGGAATCGTTTATCGAAGACTTAAAGTTCGGCCAGTAGTGAGATATAAAGATAAATAA
- the hprK gene encoding HPr kinase/phosphorylase, translating to MIQVTSKDVMEKFNLNLVSGNEGIGRYITTSDISRPGLEMAGYFTHYPANRVQLIGRTELSFFDMLPSNLKYERMLKLCSQDTPAIIISRGMEVPEELIKASNENSVPVLTTSMKTTRFSSRLTNFLESKLAPSAAMHGVLVDVYGIGVLIIGKSGVGKSETALELIKKGHRLVADDCVEIRQEAEDLIVGSPPPLLEHLLEIRGIGIIDIITLFGASAVRPKKRITLIVELENWDPEKVYDRLGLDEEKMKIIDTEITKLTIPVQPGRNVSVIIEVAAMNYRLKKLGVNAAQEFSRRLDEVISMQDDLDDY from the coding sequence ATGATACAAGTTACGTCGAAAGATGTTATGGAAAAATTTAACTTAAATTTAGTGAGTGGAAATGAAGGAATCGGTCGTTACATAACTACAAGTGATATTTCTCGCCCTGGCTTAGAAATGGCGGGATATTTTACACATTATCCGGCAAACCGTGTACAGTTAATTGGACGAACAGAACTATCTTTTTTTGATATGCTTCCATCAAATTTAAAATATGAACGCATGTTAAAGCTTTGTTCACAAGACACTCCTGCTATCATCATATCTCGAGGAATGGAAGTGCCAGAAGAGCTGATTAAAGCATCCAATGAAAATAGTGTACCAGTACTTACTACATCGATGAAAACGACAAGATTTTCAAGTAGATTAACGAATTTTTTAGAAAGTAAGTTAGCACCTTCAGCAGCAATGCATGGTGTACTTGTGGACGTTTATGGGATTGGTGTATTAATCATTGGAAAAAGTGGTGTAGGGAAAAGTGAAACAGCTCTTGAATTGATTAAGAAGGGTCATCGGTTAGTAGCTGATGATTGTGTGGAAATACGGCAAGAAGCTGAGGATTTAATCGTTGGTAGTCCACCGCCTTTATTAGAACACCTTTTAGAAATTCGTGGAATTGGAATAATTGACATAATAACACTGTTCGGTGCTAGTGCAGTAAGACCTAAAAAGCGAATTACACTGATTGTAGAGCTAGAAAACTGGGATCCAGAAAAAGTTTATGATCGACTAGGTCTTGACGAAGAAAAGATGAAAATAATTGATACAGAAATTACGAAATTAACGATTCCTGTTCAACCAGGAAGAAACGTCTCAGTAATTATTGAAGTGGCGGCAATGAACTATCGATTGAAAAAACTTGGTGTAAATGCAGCCCAGGAATTTTCACGCCGTTTAGATGAAGTAATTTCAATGCAAGACGATCTAGATGACTATTAA
- the yngF gene encoding putative enoyl-CoA hydratase/isomerase YngF, translating into MRTLLYEVKNHIAYITLNRPEVLNAFNYEMLVELEIAVESILQNSNIRAVILQGAGEKAFSVGADLKERKHLSHSLVIRNLNKFGQVFNMIEQLPQVTICVLNGYAFGGGLELALCCDFRIASSNIKVGLTETSLGIIPGAGGTIRLPKLIGQTKAMELILTAQHITCEEAYQIGLISKICTTEELSETVEDFVQSILKNAPIALRQAKFAVKHGMNVDIQTGLQIERKAYELTLNTEDRIEALQAFAEKRKPVFKGK; encoded by the coding sequence TTGAGAACATTATTATATGAAGTGAAAAATCATATTGCCTACATAACATTAAATCGTCCTGAGGTTTTAAATGCATTTAATTACGAAATGTTAGTGGAATTGGAAATAGCAGTTGAATCTATACTTCAGAATTCTAATATTAGAGCAGTAATTCTTCAAGGAGCAGGGGAAAAAGCTTTTTCAGTTGGTGCTGATTTAAAGGAACGGAAACATTTATCGCATTCACTTGTTATTCGTAATTTAAATAAGTTTGGACAAGTTTTTAACATGATAGAGCAGTTACCTCAAGTAACCATTTGTGTTTTAAATGGATACGCATTTGGAGGTGGCCTTGAATTAGCCCTATGCTGCGATTTTAGAATTGCCTCATCCAACATAAAAGTTGGTTTAACAGAAACCAGTTTAGGAATTATACCTGGAGCAGGCGGAACTATACGTTTACCAAAACTCATTGGACAAACAAAAGCGATGGAGCTAATCCTAACGGCACAACATATAACGTGTGAGGAAGCATATCAAATTGGTCTTATTTCAAAAATTTGCACGACTGAAGAGCTAAGTGAAACGGTTGAGGATTTTGTTCAATCGATTCTAAAAAACGCTCCTATCGCCCTTCGACAAGCAAAATTTGCAGTGAAACATGGTATGAATGTGGACATACAAACAGGTTTACAAATAGAGCGTAAAGCATACGAATTAACATTAAACACCGAAGATCGGATTGAGGCTTTACAAGCATTTGCAGAGAAGCGAAAACCGGTTTTTAAAGGAAAATAG
- a CDS encoding cytochrome o ubiquinol oxidase: MSFIQGLIDFILHIDEHLVEIIQQFGGWAYGIIFSIVFVETGVVIMPFLPGDSLLFASGTLAALGAFNLFALIVLFISAAILGDTLNYHIGKKVGLAISPNSFLGRFINEERMQAAQRFFNKHGGKTIVFARFMPFIRTFIPFVAGASRMNYKYFLIYNVIGAFLWVLICTLAGYFFGNIPIIKENFSIVILLIIFISVLPAIFGALKSRKRK, from the coding sequence ATGTCATTTATTCAAGGGTTAATCGACTTCATTCTACATATTGATGAGCATCTTGTTGAAATTATTCAGCAATTTGGAGGATGGGCTTACGGAATCATCTTTTCAATCGTCTTTGTAGAAACTGGTGTCGTAATCATGCCGTTTTTACCTGGAGATTCTTTACTATTTGCTAGTGGTACATTAGCTGCTCTAGGGGCTTTTAATTTATTTGCTTTAATCGTACTGTTTATTTCAGCGGCAATATTAGGTGATACACTTAATTATCATATTGGGAAAAAAGTGGGACTAGCTATTTCACCCAATTCGTTTCTTGGCCGTTTTATAAATGAGGAAAGAATGCAAGCAGCACAGCGCTTTTTTAATAAACATGGTGGTAAAACAATTGTATTTGCCCGTTTTATGCCATTTATAAGAACGTTTATCCCGTTTGTAGCAGGCGCAAGTAGAATGAATTATAAATATTTTTTAATTTACAATGTAATTGGTGCATTTCTTTGGGTGCTTATTTGTACTTTAGCAGGTTATTTCTTCGGAAATATTCCAATTATTAAAGAAAACTTCTCAATAGTTATTTTATTAATTATATTTATTTCCGTATTACCAGCAATCTTTGGTGCATTAAAATCAAGGAAACGTAAATAA
- a CDS encoding long-chain-fatty-acid--CoA ligase, whose amino-acid sequence MNLAEQLKQIVMSTPHKKAYHYQGKDTSYVEFDQLVGTLAFSLQQVGIKKGDHVAFLLGNTPDFLISLYACMRIGATAVPINPIFTFDEIRYIFNNGDIKSVIAHDTLLPMLDKGKSNFPMVETFIICESSNNPTIDLDLVSKEMKNRLHFFSNLLRETSLIETINIQDEDTAIILYTSGTTGKPKGAELTHINLFSNARDVAHFMKFTPEDRVIATLPIFHVFALTVVVNAPLFIGATILIAPRFSPGDIFTLAKSQKATVFAGVPTMYNFLYQYTEGNAEDFATVRMAISGGAPLPHQVLHNFEEKFKVRISEGYGLSEASPVTCFNALDAERKVCSIGKSITNVKNKVVDEQGNELPPNEVGELIVHGPNVMKGYYKMPEETAKTLRNNWLYTGDLAKKDEEGYFYIVDRKKDMINVGGFKVYPREVEEVLYQFPEVLEAAVIGKEDVDFGEAVYAFVVLKDNGILQEELIEHCSKHLAKYKIPKVIKFLEALPKSSTGKILRRALKEMNF is encoded by the coding sequence TTGAATTTAGCTGAACAACTAAAACAAATTGTAATGAGTACTCCTCATAAAAAGGCCTATCACTATCAGGGGAAAGATACTTCCTATGTTGAATTTGACCAGTTAGTTGGAACATTGGCTTTTTCATTACAACAAGTGGGGATAAAAAAAGGTGACCATGTCGCATTTTTGTTAGGAAATACACCAGATTTTTTAATCTCTTTATATGCTTGTATGAGAATCGGAGCAACAGCAGTTCCGATTAATCCGATTTTTACTTTCGATGAGATTCGTTATATTTTTAATAATGGTGATATAAAAAGCGTGATTGCACATGATACTCTTCTACCAATGCTTGATAAGGGAAAATCAAATTTCCCCATGGTAGAGACATTTATTATTTGTGAATCGTCCAATAATCCAACAATAGACTTAGACTTAGTTTCAAAAGAGATGAAAAACAGACTTCATTTCTTTTCGAATTTGCTAAGGGAAACAAGCTTGATTGAGACCATTAATATTCAAGATGAGGATACGGCTATTATTTTGTATACATCGGGTACTACCGGGAAGCCAAAGGGTGCAGAACTTACTCATATAAATTTATTTTCTAATGCTCGAGATGTTGCCCATTTTATGAAATTTACTCCAGAGGATCGAGTGATAGCAACATTACCGATTTTCCATGTATTTGCACTCACAGTTGTAGTAAATGCTCCCTTATTTATTGGAGCAACAATATTAATAGCACCTCGATTTAGCCCAGGTGACATTTTTACTTTAGCAAAAAGTCAGAAAGCGACAGTCTTTGCGGGTGTGCCTACAATGTATAATTTCTTATATCAATATACAGAGGGGAATGCTGAAGATTTCGCAACAGTTCGTATGGCGATATCAGGTGGGGCTCCACTCCCACATCAAGTTCTTCATAATTTCGAGGAGAAATTTAAAGTGAGAATTTCAGAGGGTTACGGGTTGTCTGAAGCATCTCCTGTAACATGTTTTAATGCACTTGATGCTGAACGAAAAGTATGCTCAATTGGAAAATCAATCACAAATGTTAAAAACAAAGTGGTAGATGAACAAGGAAATGAACTGCCACCAAATGAGGTTGGGGAATTGATTGTTCATGGACCTAATGTGATGAAAGGCTATTATAAAATGCCTGAAGAAACGGCAAAAACCTTACGAAATAATTGGTTGTATACAGGGGATTTAGCTAAAAAAGACGAAGAAGGCTATTTTTATATTGTTGATCGTAAGAAAGATATGATTAATGTTGGTGGGTTTAAAGTATATCCGAGGGAGGTAGAAGAAGTATTATATCAATTTCCCGAAGTTCTAGAAGCAGCTGTCATTGGCAAGGAAGATGTAGACTTTGGGGAAGCGGTATATGCCTTTGTAGTATTGAAGGATAATGGAATTTTGCAGGAAGAATTAATCGAACACTGTTCAAAACATCTAGCAAAATATAAAATTCCAAAAGTAATTAAATTTTTAGAAGCATTACCAAAAAGCTCAACGGGAAAAATTCTTCGAAGAGCTTTAAAAGAAATGAACTTTTAA